The window ACCTTCGGCGACGACCCCGACGACCGCTACGACGGGATCCACGAGCGACTGGCCGACCTGGGCCACGACTCGATTCACTCCTACCTCCGGGAGGCCTGCGAGATCGCGCTGGAGGAGGGGCTGCTCCCCCACGCCAACCCGGGCGACCAGACGCGCGAGCAGATGGCGGAAGTCGCCGACGTCAACGCCTCGATGGGCGTCATGCTGGAGACGACCGCGGACGTGCGCGCACACGGCGGCCCGCGCGCCAAGTCGCCCGGCCAGCGGCTCAACACGCTGGACGTGGCGGGCGAACTGGGCGTCCCGTTTACGACCGGCGTCCTCGTGGGCGTCGGCGAGGACTGGCGGGACCGGGCCGAGAGCCTGCTGGCCATCCGGGCGATGCACGAGCGCCACGGCCACATTCAGGAGGTGATCGTCCAGCCCGTCGTCGAGAACGAGCGCTGGGACGGGGGCAGCCCCGACCTGGAGACGATGCGCCGGGTCACCGCGATGGCCCGCGTCGGCCTGCCCGACGAGGTGTCCGTCCAGGTGCCGCCGAACCTCGCGCCCGCGCGGGACCTGACCGACTGCGGGATCGACGACCTCGGCGGGGTGTCGCCGGTGACCGAGGACCACATCAACCCCGACTACGAGTGGCCCGCCCTGCGGGAGCTGCGGGCCGTCGCCGACGGCGCCGGCGTCCCCCTGCGCGAGCGACTGCCCGTCTACGAGCGCTACGTCGACGAGACGTGGTGCTCCGACCGGATCAGGGCGGCCATCGGCGCCGACGACGACGCGGGCGAGCGCTTCCGGGCGGTGCTGGAGCGCGGGGAGAACCCCGTCCCGCCCTGAGAACCCGTCGCCCGGCCCTCACGCAGAGCGGAACTCGATCGTGATCGGTCGGGCAATCCGTCGGAGGGCCCGCTTCAGCCGGTCGAGCGGCGCGCCCGACTCCGACGTCTTGACGACCCGGAGCGCACTGCCGCGGTGTTCGATCGCGCCCTCTGCGAGGAGGTCGTCGATCGCTGCGTCGACGGCGTCGGCGTCAGCGTCCAGTTCGTCTGTCAGTTCGCGCCGCGTCAGCGGCTCGTCCTGCAGTGCCCCGTGGACCCGCCGGCCGACGTACTCGCGGTAGACCTCCCGGCCGTCCCGCGGTTCGTCGTCCACGATCACGCCCTCGTGGCGGAGCGCCTGAACGACGTCGAGCACGATCCAGAGCCCGGCGACGAGGAACAAACCAGACACCCACGCCGCCCCGTCGTCGAGGACGAGGAGGGCGCCGCCGCCGACGAGGAGGGGCAGCGCGACCCCCAGGTTGGTGACGTCGTCCCTGACGCCGTACGCGTCGACGACGACCTCGGTCAGGCCCCCGACGATCATGGTCGTCGTCAGCCAGGCCAGTTGCAGGACGGACGCGTCGAGCAGGAACCGAAACGCGGCGAGAAAGAGGAGCCAACCCGCGACAGAGCGGACGGACAGCCGCGCGTCGAGTTCGGAACGGAGGGCGCTCGCCATCGGTGAGGACGGCGACCGCTGGTCAGTTAACTGTTGTCGTCAGTGGAAGAAAGGGGCGCGTTCGACGGAGCGATGCGATCAGAAGCCGGTGGGGATGACCTTGGCGGGCGTCTGCTCCTCGTCGTCGTCAGTGTCGCGGCGGCCGACGGGCGAGGCGGTTCGAGTCCGGACGTTTCGTCGCAGGTCGTCGGCGAACAGCTTCACGTGCTGGAACTTGTTCATACCTGAACGAGGGGTCGCACACGTATAAGGAGAGTGATGTAATATGCCTGAACGATCGTGTGGGTGCGCGAGCATCCATCACGTACTCACCGCTGCGTCCCGCTCGTGACGATTTGTGATACCATATCGTGATCTCCGACTATGGTATGTGATGTGATACTTCTGGCCGAGAGTCGGCGCCGTCGGTCGGTCAGTCGGGGTCAGCCCTGCCGCCCTCCCGGACGAACCGGGAGAACACGCGGGACTCGATCTTCCGGAGGTGTTCGCCGACGGTGGAGGGCGTCGTCCCGACCCGCTCGGCGACGTCCTCGTGGGTGGCATCGCGGGGGTTGCGGTAGTAGCCCAGGCGCACGGCCGCGTCGAGGATCTCGCGCTGGCGGCCGGTGAGGTCGGCGAAGGGATCGTCGCCCTCGGGCGGGCGCTCGCCGGTCGAAAGCATCTCCACGTCGTAGACGTCCGCGTCGGGCGGCATCGCGTCGGCGAAGTTGGCCTCGTCCCCCACGAGGGTGATCAGCAGCGACCCGTCTTCCTCGACCTCGACGGGCATCTCCATCACGGCCTCGGACTCCTCGCGACGCCGGACCATGCGCTCCGTCAGCGGCGTCGGCTCGAAGTGCGTGTACGAGTACCACCACCCCTCGGCGCCGGTGACGGCGAAGTCGAGGACGTGCTCGCTGGTCTCGAGGATCTCCTCGTAGCGCTCCTGGTCGCCCCGCGCCTCGGCCAGCATCACGCCGGTGCCGTCGGCCAGCAGGTCCATCTGGTGGATCGCGCCGCGGATCACGTCGGGGTCCTCGGCCAGTCGCTCCCCGAGCGGGTGGAACGCGGCCCTCCCCCGCGGCGTCACCCGTATCCTGACGTACCGCATGCGTGGCGCTACCGAGAGCACGGTGAAATAATCCCCGCACATAAAGGGGCCCCGGATCCGGCGCGGAACTGCCAGGGCGGTGGCCCGCGAAGGTCCACCCAGGGTGATCCGACCGATGGCAACCAGAACGCCGCCGGGACCGCGTGGACTGCCGCTCGTCGGCAACACCCACCAGTGGGTGCGGGACCCGTGTGCCTTCAAGGAGCGCTGCGCCGACTACGGCCGCGTCGTCAACTACGAGATCCTCGGGTGGGACGCGTACATGCTGACCGAGCCCGCGGACGTCGAGCGCGTGCTGGCCGACGAACACGACCGGTTCCCGAAACACGAGGAGGGCAACGACGAACTGCGGACGTTCCTCGGGGACGGGCTGGTCACGAGCCAGGGCGACCTGTGGGAGCGCCAGCGCGCGGCCATCCAGCCGGCCTTCGACATGACCCACGTCAAGCGGTACGCCGACGTCATGGTCGATCGGGCCGCCGAGACCAGCGAGCGGCTGGCGGCGGGCGAGCCCGTCGACGTCCGCGACGCCATGACCCGGACGACGCTGGAGATCCTCGTCGACTGCATGTTCGGACGGGACATCGACGTCGCGGACCGGGGCATCTACGACGCCGT of the Halomicrobium salinisoli genome contains:
- a CDS encoding helix-turn-helix domain-containing protein; translated protein: MRYVRIRVTPRGRAAFHPLGERLAEDPDVIRGAIHQMDLLADGTGVMLAEARGDQERYEEILETSEHVLDFAVTGAEGWWYSYTHFEPTPLTERMVRRREESEAVMEMPVEVEEDGSLLITLVGDEANFADAMPPDADVYDVEMLSTGERPPEGDDPFADLTGRQREILDAAVRLGYYRNPRDATHEDVAERVGTTPSTVGEHLRKIESRVFSRFVREGGRADPD
- the cofG gene encoding 7,8-didemethyl-8-hydroxy-5-deazariboflavin synthase subunit CofG, translating into MIPGADEYDVDVAIDEAAVERLLAASPDDVAAADELSFSRNVFVPLTTACRYTCTYCTYYDPPGQAELMTPDEVRETCRRGADAGCTEALFTFGDDPDDRYDGIHERLADLGHDSIHSYLREACEIALEEGLLPHANPGDQTREQMAEVADVNASMGVMLETTADVRAHGGPRAKSPGQRLNTLDVAGELGVPFTTGVLVGVGEDWRDRAESLLAIRAMHERHGHIQEVIVQPVVENERWDGGSPDLETMRRVTAMARVGLPDEVSVQVPPNLAPARDLTDCGIDDLGGVSPVTEDHINPDYEWPALRELRAVADGAGVPLRERLPVYERYVDETWCSDRIRAAIGADDDAGERFRAVLERGENPVPP